Within Deltaproteobacteria bacterium, the genomic segment CGGTCTCCTGCTCGATGTGCCCACTACCGCAGAAACGGCACTGTTCTGGCGTTTCCCTGGCCACGGTCACCTCCCCGCACTCCCTGCAATACCAGGCCGGAATGCGATGGCCCCACCAGATCTGCCGGGATATACACCAGTCCTTGATATTGGTCATCCACTCATAGTACACCGCCTCCCAATTGGAGGGTACGATTTTAGTACGGCCCTCCCGGACCGCCCGAACGGCCTCCTCCGCCAGGGGTCCGACCTTTACGAACCATTGCTTGGAGAGGAGAGGCTCGATCATGGTCTTACACCGGTAACAATGCCCCACGGCGTTCCGGTAAGGCTCCACCTTCTCAAGGAGACCGGCCGTCTCCAAATCGGCCACGATCTTTTCCCTGCATTCGAAACGGTCCATTCCCTCGTAGGGACCCGCCAACTTATTCATCCGTCCCCGCTCGTCGATCACCTTGATACGTTCGAGGCCGTGCTTGTTCCCGATCTCGAAGTCGTTGGGGTCGTGGGCGGGTGTGATCTTGAGGGCACCGGTACCGAACTCCATGTCCACGTAACGGTCGAAGATCACGGGTATGGGCTTGTTCAGCACCGGCAGGAGCACCTTGGCGCCCGAGAGGTTACTATAGCGTTCATCATCGGGATGGACGGCCACCGCCGTATCCCCGAGAAGGGTCTCGGGACGCGTCGTGGCCACGGTAAGGGATCCCTCCCCATTTTCGAAGGGATAGCGCACAAAATAAAGGAAGCTGTCCATCTCGGCATGTTCCACTTCAAGATCCGCCAAGGCCGTCTGGCACCTCGGGCACCAGTTGATGATATAGTCGCCCCTGTAAATAAGGCCCTCCTCGTAAAGTTGAACGAATACCTGTCTCACGGCCCGTGACAATCCTTCATCCATGGTAAACCGCTCGCGGCTCCAATCGCAGGAACAACCCAGCCTCTTGAGCTGATTGAGAATCACCCCCCCGTATTTTTCCCTCCACTCCCAGACCAGTTCTATGAATTTATCCCTTCCCACCTGGTGCCGGTCCAACCCTTTAGCGGCCAGATCCCTTTCCACCACGTTCTGGGTGGCGATACCGGCGTGATCGGTGCCCGGTTGCCACAGGGTATTAAACCCCTTCATTCGCTTGTAGCGGATGAGGATGTCCTGCAGGGTATTGTTGAGGGCATGCCCCATATGAAGCGAGCCCGTAACATTGGGCGGGGGGATGACGATGCAGAAAGGTTCCCGTTCAGACCTTTCCTCTCCCTTGAAAAGACCGTTCTCTTCCCAGTACCGGTACCACCGGATTTCCACGTCTCTCGATTCATAGGCCTTGGGCATAATCTCGTCATGCATGGGTTACACTCCTAAAAAATCATATAGAAAAGGGGCCGCAGCAACTGCAACCCCTTAACTAAACACAAAACGTCCGAATTTCAAAGTTCTTTTTTGCTGCAACTAGTCCGAGGAGGTATCAAGGCTCTTTCGGAGAGAATCGATCGCCTCGGTGATGAGCTTCTCCGCTACTTCAGCCATGGTCTCCCGGGCAGTGTTTTCACTCAATTCCCGTACGGCCTGTTTCATTGTGGGCTCGAGTCCTTCCCGGATCCGGTCCACGGCTTCCCCGAGAAATCTCTCCAGCCTCTCCTCCATAACTTCGCGCACGGCCCTATCCACCGCCTCCTTGACCACGGGAGCCACCATGGCCTCGAGCTCTTCCCTGCCAAGGACCGATGCGGGCTCCGGAATGGTTTCAGGGGGGCCGGCTTCCTGTTCGACCGCAGCAACCCCTTCCTCCCCGGGAACACCCTCGCCGGTCATAGGGGTTGCTTCCAGATCCCCTTCGGGTTCCGGTAAAGGAGCCCCTATCTCATCGGCCGCCAGGTCCGCTTCCCCGGGAATTTCCTCGCTGAGCATCTTCTCGAGATCCTCCTCGGTGATCTCCTCTGGGTCCCCGGTGGTCTCCATCTCCTTGGCCGGCGTCTCTTCCAGGCCCCCGGCCGACACTTCGTCCGTTT encodes:
- a CDS encoding valine--tRNA ligase, encoding MHDEIMPKAYESRDVEIRWYRYWEENGLFKGEERSEREPFCIVIPPPNVTGSLHMGHALNNTLQDILIRYKRMKGFNTLWQPGTDHAGIATQNVVERDLAAKGLDRHQVGRDKFIELVWEWREKYGGVILNQLKRLGCSCDWSRERFTMDEGLSRAVRQVFVQLYEEGLIYRGDYIINWCPRCQTALADLEVEHAEMDSFLYFVRYPFENGEGSLTVATTRPETLLGDTAVAVHPDDERYSNLSGAKVLLPVLNKPIPVIFDRYVDMEFGTGALKITPAHDPNDFEIGNKHGLERIKVIDERGRMNKLAGPYEGMDRFECREKIVADLETAGLLEKVEPYRNAVGHCYRCKTMIEPLLSKQWFVKVGPLAEEAVRAVREGRTKIVPSNWEAVYYEWMTNIKDWCISRQIWWGHRIPAWYCRECGEVTVARETPEQCRFCGSGHIEQETDVLDTWFSSALWPFSTLGWPDRTDALETFYPTSVLITGFDILFFWVARMMMMGLHFMGDVPFKDVYIHALVRDAEGKKMSKSKGNVIDPLEVMDRFGTDAFRFTLAALAAQGRDVKLSEERISGYRHFVNKIWNSARLALMNLEGDEGNAPETLQYTLPDRWILTRIGQVSAEISRALDEYRFNDAAGLCYQFAWHEYCDWYLEMAKQGLYSTDPILKGSARHVVRETLKAVLRFLHPFMPFVTEEIWHRLPGTEGSIMVAPFPQPGEFPQDLEALSEMELIMGVVTGIRNIRGEMNIAPSKKVSIAIEAPRKEDADVLRGNMDYIRSLARIDSATVETKIAKPEASATAVFGENQVHVLLKGLLDFEEEKKRLKKEIRKIEKDLEAARKKLSNEQFMSKAPEDIVAKVREKVETGDAKLRKLHQNLSFFESIHE